The Actinomyces wuliandei genome contains the following window.
AGGTTCACGTTCCAGAACCACCCGGTGGGGCGCCGCCGCAGGGCGCCGCGCTCCTCCAGCTCGACCAGCAGGGAGTCGTCGGCCAGGCCGAACAGGGCCAGGTCCTCCTGCCTCAGTGGGGACTCCGAGGCCGCCGCGCACAGGTGCGGGGCCAGCACGTAGGGGTTGGCCGGGTCGAAGACGGTGGCCTCCGGGGAGGCGAAGACCGCTTCGGGGTGGTGGACCAGGTAGGCGTCCAGGGGGTTGTCGGAGGCGATGAGGACAGCCAGGCCGCGCCCGCCTGCCCGCCCGGCCCGGCCCGCCTGCTGGCTCAGCGACGTGCGGGTGCCCGGCCACCCGGCGATGACCACCGCGTCCAGGCCGGTGACGTCGATCCCCAGCTCCAGGGCGCTGGTCGTCGCCAGGGCGCGCAGGCGCCCACGGCGCAGGTCCGTCTCCAGGGCGCGGCGCTCCTCCGGCAGGTAGCCGCCACGGTAGGCGGCCACGGTCCCCGCCAGCTCGGGCAGGGACAGCCCCAAGGTGTGGCGGGTGCGCTCGGCCACGATCTCCGCGCTGCGGCGGGAGCGGACAAAGACCAGCACCCGGGCCCCCACGCTGAGCAGGTCCACTGTCAGCTCGGAGGCCTCCACCAGCGCCGAGCGCCTGGCTGCTGGGTCCTCGGGGTCGGCATGGGCCGCCGGATCGCTGAGGCCAGAAGGGCCGGAGAGGTCACTGCGGGCGGAAGGGCTGACGGGGCCAGAAGGGTTGGAGGCGGTGGTGGGGTCGGCTGGCCTGGCTGGCGCGCCCACCGGCCCCGGGGCGGGTGTGCCTGGGGTTCGGTCGCCCGCGTGGTCGAGGAGGGCACCCGCCACCCACGGGTCGCGCAGGGCAGGCTGCCACAGGGCCAGGCTGCGCTGCCCCGCCGGAGCGCCGTCCTCGCTGACCGTGACGACCTCGCTGGGCTGCGCCCCGATGAGCCGGGCGGCGGTCAGGGCGGGCTCGGCGGCGGTCGCCGAGGCGCACAGGACCACCGGCTGGGGACCGTCGGGCCGCAGCCGACGCACCAGGCGCAGGAGCCGCCGCAGCACCAGCGCCACGTGCGCCCCCAGCACGCCCCGGTAGGCATGGCACTCGTCGACGACGACGTAGCGCAGGCCCCGTAGCAGGCGGGTCCAGCGCTCGTGGCCGGGTAGGAGGGAGAAGTGGAGGAAGTCCGGGTTAGTCAGCACGACGTCGGCGTGAGCACGAACCCAGTCCCGCTCGGCCATCGGCGTGTCCCCGTCGCAGGCGCCGGTGCGCACCGTGCGCAGACCGACGGCGGGACCGGTGCTCCCGGCACCAGCGGGTCGGCTGTGCTCGTGGTCGTACGTGGGGCTGCGCTCATGGTCGTACGTGGGGCTGCGCTCCCGACTGTGCTTCTGGAGGCGCTCCTGGCCATGCCCATCCTGGACGCTGTGCCCATCCTGGACGGCCTCCAGCGCGGCGACCAGGCGCTCCAGCCCCACCGCCTGGTCGGCAGCCAGGGCCTTGGTGGGAGCCAGGTACATAACGGTGGGCCGCTGCCGCAGGGCCGAGACCCTCCCGCCGTTCTTCTCCCGGACGTTCTCACGCCCTCCCCCGCGCGGCCGACCGCTAACCGGGGCCGGGCACGCTGCCTGTGCCGCCAGGACGTCGCTGAGGGCGGGCAGCCAGGCGGCCAGGGACTTGCCGGAGCCGGTTCCCGTGGCCAGGACCGTGTGGTGCCCGGCGTGCAGCGCCTCGGCGGCCTCCACCTGGTGGGTCCAGGGGCGGGTGATGCCGGTGCGGCGGTAGGCGGCCACCAGGTCGGCGTCAGCCCAGGCGGGCCAGTCGGCCTGGCGCCCAGGGCGTGCCGGGACGTGCTCCAGGTGCACCAGGCGCCCGTCACGCGCGCCGACAGACTCCAGCAGCTCGGTGAGGTCGCGCGTGGTCATGCGCCCAAGTGTGCCCCACCGCAGGGGCTGTAGTGCCCGAGCCGGGAACCAGGTCATCCCTGTCGTCAGGGTGCCCCACCGCAAGGGCTACAGGAAGGGCTACAGCGAGGACCGGGCCCGGGGCCGCCCCACGGCGACCCCGCTGCTGAAGACGGCCAGGGCGAACAGGGCGCACACCGCGCACTGGCCCACCATCGTCGTGATGGTGTCGCTGTTGAGCGAGGGCGCGGTAGACGCCGTCTGAATCACCTGGTTCACCCAGTAGCTGGGCGTGATCCTGGTCAGTGGCGCCAGCGCGTCAGGCATGTACTCCAGCGGCATCCACGCCCCCGACAGGAACGTGAGCACCATACTGAGGATGTTCGCCACGGCGTTGGCCACGTTGCGGCCCGTCCCCAGCTGGCCCAGGAGGAACCCGACTGCCACGGAGAAGAGCATGTAGGAGAACAGCGCCAGGCCCACCAGCCCCAGGGGCAGCGCCGACTCTGCCGCGTCCGCGCCGGTGAAGGCCACCATGCCCAGGCCGAGGACCCACAGCCACCCCACGGTGCCCACCATGAGGCAGGCAGCCATGACGCCGAGACTGCGCACGATCCCGCTGGTCGGGGCGGAGGCCAGGCGTGAGCGCACCGGGCGGCGGCTCAGCGCCAGCATGAGCGTGGAGACGGCCACCACACCGAAGGCGAACAGCGGGTAGAGGGAGAACTCGGTGAAGACCCTGAAGCGTTCCGGCAGGGACGGGGAGGCCACGCTGATCACCTCGGCCCGTACGGACTGGTCCACTGCCCCGCGCGCCAGCGTGACCGCCTCCTGGGGGGTGGCCCCCGACAGCGAGAGGTAGTCGTAGACCTGGTCCAGGAAGGCGCCGGCCCGCACGTCCACGCGTGAGCCCGTCGCGGACTGGTAGCTGACCACGGTGTCCAGCACCGGGGGGTCCTGCCCCTCCTGGGCTGCGGCGACGAGCTCCTCCCCGTATCCCTCGGGGATGATGAGGACGTACTGGACCCAGTCCTGGGCGGCGGCGTCCTGGAGCGCCCTCCTGGCGTCCTCCAGGGAGACGGCCTCCCCCTGGGACTCCACGTAGCCGGTGAGCCCCTGGGAGATGGTGGAGCCGTCCCGGTCGATGACGGCCACAGCAGGCTCCTCCTCCACGAGCCGGCCGTCCTCCTGCGAGCTGGAGGCTGCTGCGGCAGTGAGCAGGCCCAGCATGCTCAACAGGACCAGGTAGACCAGGACGTAGAGCCGGTGCGCGGCGACGATCCGCAGCGACGTCCTAAAGATGCTCATGGCTCAGCCTCCTCATGCGCACCAGCGCGACGGCCAGGAACAGGAGGGTCATGCCCCCCATGACGGCGCAGCAGCGGGCGAAGGGCTCAAGGCTGTCGTAGTAGAGCAGGGCGAAGAAACTCCGGGCGATCTGCCACAGGGGGTTGGCCTGGGCGAGCAGGGGGGCGGACTGCTCCACGGTGTCGGCCAGCTGCTGCGCGCCGGGACCGTACAGGCCGGTGAGCAGCGACAGCAGAGCCACATTGCCGGAGACGATCCCCAGGTTCATGCCGCGCACCGTGCCCAGGGCGGCCCCGGCGGCGCAGGTCATGAGGCTGGCCACGGCGATCGCCAGGTGGCACAGCCAGGTGCTCGGCCCGAAGCTGATGTCGGCCACCGCCCGGATGACGTAGAAGGCGATAAGCAGGCAGGCGACGATGCACACCCACGAGCCGACCAGCGTCCCCAGCAGCACCCTCCAGCGGGCTGTCCCTGCCAGGCTGCGGCGGGCACCCAGCGGTGAGGATGTCGCCACGACCCCCTGGGCGGCGATGACGGACACGGCCGCCCCCGTCCCGCAGGCGAAGGCGAGCAGGGCGTAGTAGAAGCGCACCTGCGGGTCCGCGGGCTCCTGGGTGACCTGGACCTCCTGGGTGTGGGTCCGCGACACCTGGGTGGCCGCCATCTGCTCGGGGCCGACCCCCCGGGTGGTGAGCGCGGCGTACTCGGCCCGGGTGCTCAGGTAGGACTCCAGGACGGCCCGCAGCACGGGGACTGTCGCCTCGTCGCTGCTGGCGGGGGAGACGTGGAGGACCGGCTCGTCGTCCTCCACGGCCAGGTAGCCGATGGTCTCCCCCTCCAGGGCCGCGTCCTCCGCCTCAGCGGGGGAGGAGACGGGGTGGGTGTTGACCAGGTGCATGTCCCCGTCCTGGGAGGAGACGGCAGTGACCACCTCCTCCAGCCCCTCCGCGTCGCGGTAGGGCTCATCCAGGACGACCCCCAGCTCGACGGGGTCGGCCTGGTAGAGCTCGTCCATGCCGGAGAACATGCTGGAGAAGATGAGTGACAGGATGACAGGCAGCCCCAGCGTCCACAGCAGCAGCACCCGGTCGCGGACCAGGTGCAGCGCCTGGTAGGCGCCGATCGTCACGACCTCTGACACCGCTGACATCACCGCACCGCCTTGAACAACGCAGACATAGCAGACACCACTGACAGCGCTGGCATCACGGGCTCCTCAGGCTGCCTCGTCGCGCAGGGCGCGCCCGGTCATCTCCAGGAAGACGTCGTTGAGCGTGGGTGGCTCGGAGGCCACCCGCCCGCAGGTGACCTCCTGCGCTGCCAGCACCTCCATGACGTCGGAGAGGTTGTGGGCGCCGGGGGTGCACTCGACGAGCAGCTCGGGAGCCTGCCAGGCCGCGGAGCGCACGTGACTCAGGCGGCGCACCTGCTCGACGGTCTCCTCCCCAGGGGCCTCAGGGGCGACCACCTCGACGCGGATGCGCTCTCCGACCCCGATCATTGACTTCAGCTCGCTGGTGGTGCCGCTGGCGACCTCCTTGCCGCCGTCGACGATCATGATCCGGGTGCACAGCTGCTCCACCTCCTCCATGTAGTGGCTGGTGTAGATGATGGTCGCCCCCTGCCGGTTGAGGTCCCTGATGCCGTCGAGGATCGCGTTGCGGCTCTGGGGGTCCACCGCCACCGTCGGCTCGTCGAGGATGATGAGCTCGGGCCGGTGGGCGATACCGCAGGCGATGTTGAGCCTGCGCAGCAGACCCCCGGAGAGCCTGGCGGGCCGGAAGCCCGCGAAGCGGCCCAGGTCGACGAAGTCAATGGCCTCCTCCACCAGGGCCCGGCGCTGCCTGCGGCCGGGGACGTAGAGGGCGCAGAAGGCGTCGATGTTCTCCCTCACCGTGAGCTCGTCGAAGACGGCCACCTCTTGGGGGACGATGCCGATGCGGCGCTTGAGGTCGTAGGAGGTGGCCCTCATTGGCTGCCCCAGGACGCTGATCTCGCCCCGGTCGCGGGTCAGGAGCTGGAGGATGCAGCTGATCGTGGTGGTCTTGCCCGAGCCGTTGGGCCCCAGCAGGCCGAAGATCTCGCCCGAGGCGATCCGCAGTGTCAGGTTGTCCACCGCGACCAGGTCCCCGTAGCGCTTGACCAGGCCCTCGACCGCCACTGCGCTGCCGGTGCTGCCGGTGGCGGTGACTCTGGTGGTGGCGCCCGGTGTCGAGGCCGTGCTGCCCACTGCCTCTGACGAGGTGCCGGAGGTGCCGGTTGTCGTGTCAGGCATCTGTCTCCTTCTCCTTCGGGCTCCTTCGGGGCACTTGTTCGAAGTCCTTGTTCGAGGCCCTTGCCGACAGGCCTCCTGCCTGTTCCCGTCTGCTCGTGCCTGCCCGCCTCGTCTGCCCGTGCTCGTCATCGTGCCGCAGCCCCGCCAGCCAACACAGCTGAGCGCTGTCACGAGACCCGCGTCTACCCGTGACAGATGTCATGGAGAGGTCTCCCTGAGACCTTCTCGGCCCAGGGGTGGGAGAGTGCCGGGTGCGCCAGGTGCTCCGGGCGCGCTGGGTGTGCCGGATAATCGACCTGTGGGACCACTGGTGGACAAGAGCGTCGTCCTGGGTGGCTGCACCGCCCTGATGCTGGTGGTCGGCGTACCCGGTGTCGTCCGGGTCGTCTGGGTGCTGGTGGCGGTGGTGCTGAGCAGCCTGTGCGTCCTGGCCGAGGGCAGGCGCGGGGCCGTCGTCGCCCCGGCTGCCTACCTGGTGGCGGGCTGCCTGTCGCCGGAGTCCGTGCTCGGCGCGCCCCTGGCCGCCTACGACCTGGCCCGTTCCACCACGCTACGGGCAGGCGGCACCTGGCTGCTCCTGCTGTGCGGGGGGCCTGTGCTGGCGGCAGCGACAGGGGCGCGGCTGCCGCCGACGGCTGTGGTCCTGGCGGCCGTCCTGTGCGCCGTGGCGGTGCTCCTGGGTGTGCGCACCGCGCAAGGGGACCTGACCCGGGGTCACTTGTACCGTCTGCGGGACGACCTGCAGGTCAAGGTGGTCGCCCTGGAGCGCACCAACGCCCGCCTTCTGGAGGCCCAGGACCACGAGGTGCGGGCGGCCGCCCTGTCGGAGCGCACCAGGATCGCCCGCGACATCCACGACACGGTGGGGCACCTGCTGACCCGCCTCACCCTGAGGGTCAGGGCGCTCCAGGTGCTCCACCGTGACCACCCCACCCTGCCGTCGCAGCTGGAGGAGGTGGGTGCCACTCTTGAGGAGGCGCTGGGCTCCGTGCGGCGCAGCGTGCACGCCCTGTCCGAGGAGGGCGAGGACCTGCCCACGGCCCTCAACCTGCTGGGGCTGCGCTGTGGCATCAAGGACGTCGCGGTCAGCTGCCTGCTGGACCAGGCCCCGCCCACCGACGTCTCCCACTGCCTGCTGGCGGTGACCCGGGAGGCGCTGACCAACGCCGTGCGCCACGGCGCAGCCGACTCCGCCCGGGTCGCCCTGGCCGAGTACCCGGCGTTCTGGCAGGTCACTATCAGCAACGATGGCGCGGTGCCGGGCCGGTCCGCCCGTCCCGATCCCGTGGGCATGGGCCTGCGCTCCATGAGGGAGCGGGTCGAGATGCTGGGGGGAGTCCTGCGTGTCACCCCCTCCCCGAGGTTCACGGTCTTCGCCACCATCCCGAAGGGGGACGCATGAGGGTGCTCATTGTTGACGACGACGCCATCGTCGCCAGCTCCTTGGCCACGATCCTGTCGGCGGAAGACGATATCGAGGTCGTCGGCCAGGGCGGCAGCGGCCCGCAGGCCGTGGCCGGGTACGCCCGCCACCAGCCCGACATCCTGCTCATGGACATCCGCATGCCCGGCGGTGACGGGCTGAGCGCGGCGGAGCAGGTCCTGGAGCATGACAGGCAGGCCCGCATCGTCTTCCTCACCACCTTCTCCGACGACGACTACATCGTGCGGGCGCTGCGGATGGGCGCGCGCGGCTACCTCATCAAGCAGGACGTGGCCCAGGTGGCCCCGGCCCTGCGCAGCGTCATGGCCGGGCTGACCGTCATGGAGGGCCAGGTCCTGGAGCGTACCGCGACCATGGGGGAAACCATGGAGGCGCCGACAGGCTCCCTGCGGGCGCCCCGGCCCCGGGGATACGGGGAGCGGTCAGCGGTCTTCGCCTCGCTGACCGAGCGCGAGTACGAGGTGGTCGAGGCGCTGTCCGAGGGCCTGGACAACGCCGAGGTGGCTGGGCGGCTGTTCATGAGCGAGGGCACCGTGCGCAACCACATCAGCGCGGTGCTGGCCAAGCTCGGGCTGCGCAACCGCACCCAGGTCGCGGTGCTCTACTACCGCTCCGCCGGGGCGTGACCGGCTGCTGTGGGGTCCTGGGGGTCCTGGGGGTCCTGCAAGCTCCCCAGCGAGGAGCGCACCTGGGCCAGGAAGCGTTGCGCGATGGGCGAGAGGACCTGTTCCCGGCGCCAGATGAGGTGCATGTGTGAGGTCAGCGTGGGCTTCAGCGGGCGGAAGGTGAGGCCGCTGGACGGGCTGGTGTCCACCAGGTGGTCGAAGGCGAGCAGGTAGCCCAGTCCCATCCCGGGCGAAGACGGCGCCGTTGTAGGCCAGCTGGAAGGTCCCCTCCAGGGTGAGCTCCCCCATGCGCTCCCCGGCCCAGCCCGGGATGTCACGCTCCCAGGACTGCTCGGAGCACAGCAGCGGCAGGCCGACCAGATCCTCGACGGTGACGGCCTCCTTGGCTGCCAGGGTGCTGCCGCTGCGCATGACGACCCCCCACACGTCGATGACCGGCAGGGGAAGGCTCCCGTACCTGGTGGCGTCCGGCGGCTCGACGAGCGCGGCGAAGTCGAGCAGCCCGCGGTCAAGGCTGTCGGTGACCTGTGCGGTACCGCCGCTGGTGACGTGATAGCGCAGGCGGGGGCAGTGCCTCCTGAGGTGGCTGATCTCCTGGGCGAGGACGCTGACCTGCCAGGACTCGGCCAGGCCCAGGTGCAGGTCACCGCCGGTGACGTCGTCCAGGCCGCGGAACTCGGTCTCGATACGGTCCGCCATGCGGACAAGGTCGGTGGCGGCTCGTGCAGGAGCCTGCCCTCCTCCGTCAGCTCGATGCTGAAGGAGTGCCGGGTGAACAGCTTGTGCCCAGCTCGCGCTCCAGCGACCTCACCTGCTTGGACAGCGTGGGCTGCGTGACGTGGAGCGCTCCGGCGGCCCGGGTCATGTTCTCCTCGCGCGCGACCGCGAGGAAGTAGCGCAGTGTCTGGATCTCCATGATGCGGTCGGCTCCCTGTCTGCGAGGTTCGGGGGTGCGGCGTGCGGGCATGTGCGGGTGCGGTGTGTGCCGCGCGTCGGGCGCGTCGCGGCGGGCGCTGTGCGTGCGGGCGGGCGGCGTATGGGGCGCGTGCCGGGTGTGCCCACAGGAGTGCCCGACGCAGATATTCTACCTAGGAATATCCAGGATGCTGAATCGCCATTAGCATTATGGCATGCTGCTGGTGAGAATAGGTGGTGACCGGTCGGGCTGTGGGGGCCTGACCCAGGAGCGAGGAGTAAGGACCATGACCAGACGGACAACACACCCGGCCCCCGTGAGGACACGCTGGAGCTGACGCAGGAGTGGGACAAGGTGTTCCCTCGCTCCACCCAGGTGGACCACGCCAAGGTCACCTTCCACAACCGGTTCGGCACCACCCTGGCGGCCGACCTCTACCGGCCTCAGGGTGCCGGGGGGCCGCTGCCCGCGCTGGCCGCGTCCGGTCCCTTCGGTGCCGTCAAGGAGCAGTCCAGCGGCCTGTACGCCCAGGCCATGGCTGAGCGCGGCTTCCTGGCCGTCGCCTTCGACCCCAGCTTTACCGGCGAGTCCGGGGGCGCACCCCGCTACATGGCCTCCCCGGACATCAGCATCGAGGACTTCCAGGCCGCCGTCGACTACCTGTCCGTGCGCGGCGACGTCGACCCCGAGCGCCTCGGCGTCATCGGCGTCTGCGGCTGGGGCGGCATGGCCCTGGCCGCGGCGGCCGCGGACCCGCGCATCAAGGCCACAGTGGTCTCCACCATGTACGACCTGAGCCGGGTGGCCGCCAACGGCTACTTCGACTCCTCCGACTCCGCCGAGGCCCGCAACCAGATGCGCGCCTCCGTGGCGGCGCAGCGCACCGCCGACTACCGGTCCGGCACCTATGCCATGGCTGGCGGCGTGGTGGACCCCCTTCCCGACGACGCCCCCGACTTCGCCAAGGACTACTACGCCTACTACAAGACGCCGCGGGGCTACCACCCCCGCTCTCTGTACTCCAACGACGGCTGGACGGTGGTCGGCGGCTCCTCCCTGATGAACGCGACCTTGCTGGGCTACATCGAGGAGATCGAGAACGCGGTGATGATCCTCCACGGGGACGTGGCGCACTCCTACTACATGGGTAAGGACGCCTTCGCCAGGCTCCAGGGTGACAACAAGGAGATGGTGACCGTGCCGGGCGCCTCCCACACCGACCTCTACGACGGTGGCGGCAAGGAGGCCATCCCGTGGGAGAGGATCGCCGAGTTCCTCACGGCAAACCTGGGGTGAGGCCCGGGGCGACCGGGCGGCCCTGGTAGCCCTGGCGGCCCTGGCACGATCCGGCTAGGCAACAAAAAGCTCATAGGCAACATGGCTCCGTGTTGCCTATGAGCTT
Protein-coding sequences here:
- a CDS encoding response regulator, which codes for MRVLIVDDDAIVASSLATILSAEDDIEVVGQGGSGPQAVAGYARHQPDILLMDIRMPGGDGLSAAEQVLEHDRQARIVFLTTFSDDDYIVRALRMGARGYLIKQDVAQVAPALRSVMAGLTVMEGQVLERTATMGETMEAPTGSLRAPRPRGYGERSAVFASLTEREYEVVEALSEGLDNAEVAGRLFMSEGTVRNHISAVLAKLGLRNRTQVAVLYYRSAGA
- a CDS encoding sensor histidine kinase translates to MGPLVDKSVVLGGCTALMLVVGVPGVVRVVWVLVAVVLSSLCVLAEGRRGAVVAPAAYLVAGCLSPESVLGAPLAAYDLARSTTLRAGGTWLLLLCGGPVLAAATGARLPPTAVVLAAVLCAVAVLLGVRTAQGDLTRGHLYRLRDDLQVKVVALERTNARLLEAQDHEVRAAALSERTRIARDIHDTVGHLLTRLTLRVRALQVLHRDHPTLPSQLEEVGATLEEALGSVRRSVHALSEEGEDLPTALNLLGLRCGIKDVAVSCLLDQAPPTDVSHCLLAVTREALTNAVRHGAADSARVALAEYPAFWQVTISNDGAVPGRSARPDPVGMGLRSMRERVEMLGGVLRVTPSPRFTVFATIPKGDA
- a CDS encoding ABC transporter permease, with protein sequence MSIFRTSLRIVAAHRLYVLVYLVLLSMLGLLTAAAASSSQEDGRLVEEEPAVAVIDRDGSTISQGLTGYVESQGEAVSLEDARRALQDAAAQDWVQYVLIIPEGYGEELVAAAQEGQDPPVLDTVVSYQSATGSRVDVRAGAFLDQVYDYLSLSGATPQEAVTLARGAVDQSVRAEVISVASPSLPERFRVFTEFSLYPLFAFGVVAVSTLMLALSRRPVRSRLASAPTSGIVRSLGVMAACLMVGTVGWLWVLGLGMVAFTGADAAESALPLGLVGLALFSYMLFSVAVGFLLGQLGTGRNVANAVANILSMVLTFLSGAWMPLEYMPDALAPLTRITPSYWVNQVIQTASTAPSLNSDTITTMVGQCAVCALFALAVFSSGVAVGRPRARSSL
- a CDS encoding alpha/beta hydrolase; amino-acid sequence: MFPRSTQVDHAKVTFHNRFGTTLAADLYRPQGAGGPLPALAASGPFGAVKEQSSGLYAQAMAERGFLAVAFDPSFTGESGGAPRYMASPDISIEDFQAAVDYLSVRGDVDPERLGVIGVCGWGGMALAAAAADPRIKATVVSTMYDLSRVAANGYFDSSDSAEARNQMRASVAAQRTADYRSGTYAMAGGVVDPLPDDAPDFAKDYYAYYKTPRGYHPRSLYSNDGWTVVGGSSLMNATLLGYIEEIENAVMILHGDVAHSYYMGKDAFARLQGDNKEMVTVPGASHTDLYDGGGKEAIPWERIAEFLTANLG
- a CDS encoding LysR family transcriptional regulator; this encodes MEIQTLRYFLAVAREENMTRAAGALHVTQPTLSKQVRSLERELGTSCSPGTPSASS
- a CDS encoding ABC transporter ATP-binding protein: MPDTTTGTSGTSSEAVGSTASTPGATTRVTATGSTGSAVAVEGLVKRYGDLVAVDNLTLRIASGEIFGLLGPNGSGKTTTISCILQLLTRDRGEISVLGQPMRATSYDLKRRIGIVPQEVAVFDELTVRENIDAFCALYVPGRRQRRALVEEAIDFVDLGRFAGFRPARLSGGLLRRLNIACGIAHRPELIILDEPTVAVDPQSRNAILDGIRDLNRQGATIIYTSHYMEEVEQLCTRIMIVDGGKEVASGTTSELKSMIGVGERIRVEVVAPEAPGEETVEQVRRLSHVRSAAWQAPELLVECTPGAHNLSDVMEVLAAQEVTCGRVASEPPTLNDVFLEMTGRALRDEAA
- a CDS encoding LysR substrate-binding domain-containing protein → MGLGYLLAFDHLVDTSPSSGLTFRPLKPTLTSHMHLIWRREQVLSPIAQRFLAQVRSSLGSLQDPQDPQDPTAAGHAPAER
- a CDS encoding ABC transporter permease, with the translated sequence MSAVSEVVTIGAYQALHLVRDRVLLLWTLGLPVILSLIFSSMFSGMDELYQADPVELGVVLDEPYRDAEGLEEVVTAVSSQDGDMHLVNTHPVSSPAEAEDAALEGETIGYLAVEDDEPVLHVSPASSDEATVPVLRAVLESYLSTRAEYAALTTRGVGPEQMAATQVSRTHTQEVQVTQEPADPQVRFYYALLAFACGTGAAVSVIAAQGVVATSSPLGARRSLAGTARWRVLLGTLVGSWVCIVACLLIAFYVIRAVADISFGPSTWLCHLAIAVASLMTCAAGAALGTVRGMNLGIVSGNVALLSLLTGLYGPGAQQLADTVEQSAPLLAQANPLWQIARSFFALLYYDSLEPFARCCAVMGGMTLLFLAVALVRMRRLSHEHL
- a CDS encoding DEAD/DEAH box helicase codes for the protein MTTRDLTELLESVGARDGRLVHLEHVPARPGRQADWPAWADADLVAAYRRTGITRPWTHQVEAAEALHAGHHTVLATGTGSGKSLAAWLPALSDVLAAQAACPAPVSGRPRGGGRENVREKNGGRVSALRQRPTVMYLAPTKALAADQAVGLERLVAALEAVQDGHSVQDGHGQERLQKHSRERSPTYDHERSPTYDHEHSRPAGAGSTGPAVGLRTVRTGACDGDTPMAERDWVRAHADVVLTNPDFLHFSLLPGHERWTRLLRGLRYVVVDECHAYRGVLGAHVALVLRRLLRLVRRLRPDGPQPVVLCASATAAEPALTAARLIGAQPSEVVTVSEDGAPAGQRSLALWQPALRDPWVAGALLDHAGDRTPGTPAPGPVGAPARPADPTTASNPSGPVSPSARSDLSGPSGLSDPAAHADPEDPAARRSALVEASELTVDLLSVGARVLVFVRSRRSAEIVAERTRHTLGLSLPELAGTVAAYRGGYLPEERRALETDLRRGRLRALATTSALELGIDVTGLDAVVIAGWPGTRTSLSQQAGRAGRAGGRGLAVLIASDNPLDAYLVHHPEAVFASPEATVFDPANPYVLAPHLCAAASESPLRQEDLALFGLADDSLLVELEERGALRRRPTGWFWNVNLPGRPQDLTSLRGDGPPAVPVVETGTGTVIGTVDGAAADSTVHEGAVYVHQGTVYVVEELTEEAAFVRQQAAVGYRTRARSRTSVRILAERERQEWVVPQDGGKPGGDKEPSGGQRLPGVPAVTWSFGSVEVTSQVTGYSRLALPGMEVVSQHPLDMPERVLPTAATWWTLPREVCEAAGLGDDVLPGALHAAEHAAIGILPLVATCDRWDIGGLSTALHPQTAQPTVFVHDGHAGGAGFAERGYRAGRQWLAATLDVIEQCGCTNGCPSCVQSPKCGNNNEPLDKQGAAALLRLLVQAAPPGGDAAKDHAAR